In Ectothiorhodospira sp. BSL-9, a single window of DNA contains:
- the dprA gene encoding DNA-processing protein DprA, producing the protein MDTAVLTSWLHLWHTPGVGPALFRRILEQYGTPEAFLRAPRGAWRNLELRDEAIAILEQDAPPPGVMADLDWAAGDRHHILLLEDPGYPPRLRDIASPPPVLYVVGDPQVLHWPMLAVVGSRHPTPGGRETAKAFSAHLARQGLVIASGLAQGVDGAAHAGALSAGGLTVAVTGTGPDRIYPGSHRSLARRLVAEGAMITEFPVGTQVKREHFPRRNRILSGLSIGTLVVEAAARSGSLITARRAVEQGREVFAIPGSIHNPMARGCHRLIREGAKLVETADDILEELGAQALVPTASLPSATAASEGNGHHNDPPGETEPDHARLLEAMGHDPVSVDQLVGRTGLTVAMVSSMLLLMELRGQVASLSGGRYVRL; encoded by the coding sequence ATGGACACGGCCGTCCTCACCTCCTGGCTTCACCTGTGGCATACCCCCGGCGTCGGGCCCGCCCTGTTCCGGCGCATCCTGGAACAATACGGCACCCCCGAGGCCTTCCTGCGAGCCCCACGCGGGGCCTGGCGGAACCTGGAGCTGCGCGATGAGGCCATCGCCATCCTGGAACAGGATGCCCCGCCACCCGGCGTGATGGCCGACCTGGATTGGGCGGCGGGCGATCGGCACCACATCCTGCTCCTTGAGGATCCCGGTTACCCGCCCCGCCTGCGGGACATCGCCAGCCCCCCGCCCGTGCTGTATGTGGTGGGGGACCCCCAGGTACTGCATTGGCCCATGCTGGCGGTGGTCGGCAGTCGTCACCCGACCCCGGGCGGCCGCGAGACTGCCAAGGCCTTCAGTGCCCACCTGGCGCGCCAGGGCCTGGTGATTGCCAGCGGCCTGGCGCAGGGGGTGGATGGCGCCGCCCATGCCGGCGCCCTGTCGGCAGGAGGCCTGACAGTGGCCGTCACGGGCACGGGGCCGGATCGCATCTATCCCGGCTCCCACCGCTCTCTGGCCCGACGTCTGGTGGCCGAGGGGGCCATGATCACGGAGTTCCCCGTGGGCACGCAGGTCAAGCGGGAACACTTCCCCCGTCGCAACCGCATCCTGTCGGGCCTGAGCATCGGCACCCTGGTGGTGGAAGCCGCGGCCCGCAGCGGCTCCCTGATCACCGCGCGCCGCGCCGTGGAACAGGGCCGCGAAGTCTTCGCCATCCCCGGCTCCATCCACAACCCCATGGCCCGGGGGTGCCACCGCCTGATCCGCGAGGGCGCCAAGCTGGTGGAAACGGCCGATGACATCCTGGAGGAACTGGGGGCTCAGGCGCTGGTTCCCACCGCATCCCTGCCCAGTGCCACGGCCGCCTCCGAGGGCAACGGCCACCATAACGATCCGCCCGGGGAGACGGAACCGGACCATGCCAGGCTGCTGGAAGCCATGGGTCACGACCCGGTTTCGGTGGATCAGCTCGTGGGACGCACTGGATTGACCGTGGCCATGGTTTCCTCCATGCTGCTGCTCATGGAGTTGCGCGGCCAGGTGGCCTCCCTGTCCGGTGGTCGTTACGTCCGCCTGTAG
- a CDS encoding DUF494 family protein, giving the protein MKENVLDVLMYLFENYIDDDTELEPDREQLHNLLLDAGFPVAEINKAFDWLENLASQDTSLRTLHTDSALRLYTEPEMNRMDATSRGFLLFLEQNGVLSPSTREVVINRVMDLDTEEIGLDELKWITLMVLFNQPGQEAAYTWLESLMFENPPEYLH; this is encoded by the coding sequence ATGAAAGAGAACGTGCTCGACGTATTGATGTATCTGTTTGAAAACTATATAGACGACGACACGGAGCTGGAGCCGGATCGTGAGCAGCTGCACAATCTGCTGCTGGACGCTGGCTTCCCGGTCGCCGAGATCAACAAGGCGTTTGACTGGCTGGAAAACCTGGCCAGCCAGGACACCTCGCTCAGGACCCTGCACACCGACTCGGCGCTGCGCCTCTACACCGAGCCCGAGATGAACCGCATGGATGCCACCAGTCGTGGCTTCCTGCTGTTTCTGGAGCAGAACGGCGTCTTGAGTCCATCCACCCGCGAGGTGGTGATCAACCGGGTCATGGACCTGGACACGGAAGAAATCGGCCTGGATGAACTCAAATGGATCACCCTCATGGTGCTCTTCAACCAGCCCGGCCAGGAGGCCGCCTACACCTGGCTCGAGAGCCTGATGTTCGAGAACCCGCCGGAGTATCTGCACTGA
- a CDS encoding DNA topoisomerase I, with product MSKHLVIVESPAKAKTIKKYLGNDFEVLASYGHVRDLVPKEGAVDTEDGFRMNYQVIERNEKHVESIARALKKADSLILATDPDREGEAISWHLYELLNERGLLKDKDTQRVVFHEITQRAVREAIEHPRGLSNDLINAQQARRALDYLVGFNLSPLLWKKIKRGLSAGRVQSPALRMIVEREQEIEAFVSQEYWTVDAHVAKDAEGFTARLQVYAGKKLDQFDINNEADAQKARETLIASANGRLHVAKVEKKQRRRNPAAPFTTSTLQQEASRKLGFSASRTMRVAQQLYEGIDLGSGPIGLITYMRTDSFTLSNDAIQEIRGLIEERYGKEKVPDSPRIYKTKSKNAQEAHEAIRPTSVQRLPDEVKSHLSQDQARLYDLVWKRTVACQMIHATLDTVAADLQAGSADHVFRATGSSVRDPGFMAVYREDQDDTKVESDERLLPELKEGEDIDLRDVQADQHFTEPPPRYSEASLVKALEEHGIGRPSTYASIISTLLQREYAELVNRRFIPSDIGRIVNTFLTQHFTQYVDYDFTARLEDELDEISRGEKEWVPVMERFWDQFHQQVKEKDASVTREEAVQAREIGTDPKSGRPVSVRMGRYGPFVQIGTKDDEEKPRFAGLRPGQKMDSITMDEAMALFKLPRELGETPEGEPVLVNIGRFGPYVKFGDRYASLKKEDDPYTIELPRALELVAEKKEIDANRFIKTFEEEGIQVLNGRYGPYITNGAKNARIPKDQEPKDLTLEQCQELLAAAPEKKGRGRKAPAKKAATKKAATTKKTATKASATKKASDASPDTGKTATKAASKSTTKAKTASTSKKSTGSGTKAKASTGKGTTRQSKKSAEDSTAGVSSGT from the coding sequence ATGAGCAAGCACCTGGTCATCGTCGAATCGCCCGCCAAGGCCAAGACCATCAAGAAGTACCTCGGAAACGATTTCGAGGTACTGGCTTCCTATGGTCACGTTCGTGACCTGGTGCCCAAGGAGGGCGCCGTGGATACCGAAGATGGTTTCCGCATGAATTACCAGGTGATCGAGCGCAATGAAAAGCACGTGGAGAGCATCGCCCGGGCTCTGAAAAAGGCTGACAGCCTGATCCTGGCCACTGACCCCGACCGCGAGGGAGAGGCCATTTCCTGGCACCTCTACGAGTTGCTGAATGAACGGGGTTTGCTCAAGGACAAGGACACCCAACGGGTGGTATTCCACGAGATCACCCAGCGGGCGGTGCGCGAGGCCATTGAGCACCCCCGCGGCCTGTCCAACGACCTGATCAATGCCCAGCAGGCGCGCCGCGCCCTGGATTACCTGGTGGGCTTCAATCTCTCACCGCTGCTGTGGAAGAAGATCAAGCGTGGCCTCTCCGCCGGACGGGTGCAGAGCCCGGCCCTGCGCATGATCGTGGAGCGGGAACAGGAGATCGAGGCCTTCGTCAGCCAGGAGTACTGGACGGTGGATGCCCATGTGGCCAAGGACGCCGAAGGCTTCACGGCCCGGTTGCAGGTCTATGCCGGCAAGAAGCTGGATCAGTTCGACATCAACAACGAAGCCGATGCCCAGAAGGCCCGCGAGACCCTGATTGCGTCCGCGAACGGTCGCCTGCATGTGGCCAAGGTGGAAAAGAAGCAGCGGCGCCGCAACCCGGCCGCCCCCTTCACCACCTCCACCCTGCAGCAGGAGGCCTCGCGCAAGCTCGGCTTCTCCGCCAGCCGCACCATGCGGGTGGCTCAGCAGTTGTATGAGGGCATCGACCTGGGCAGCGGACCCATCGGTCTGATCACCTACATGCGGACCGACTCCTTCACCCTGTCCAATGACGCCATTCAGGAAATCCGGGGGCTGATCGAGGAGCGCTACGGCAAGGAAAAGGTGCCGGACAGCCCGCGCATCTACAAGACCAAGTCCAAGAACGCCCAGGAGGCCCACGAGGCCATCCGTCCCACGTCGGTGCAGCGCCTGCCCGACGAGGTGAAGTCGCATCTCTCCCAGGACCAGGCCCGGCTCTACGACCTGGTGTGGAAACGCACCGTGGCCTGCCAGATGATCCATGCCACCCTGGACACCGTGGCGGCCGATCTGCAGGCGGGGAGCGCCGATCACGTCTTCCGGGCCACTGGTTCCTCCGTGCGCGACCCGGGCTTCATGGCCGTGTACCGGGAAGACCAGGACGACACCAAGGTGGAAAGCGACGAACGTCTGCTGCCGGAGCTCAAGGAAGGCGAGGATATCGACCTGCGGGACGTGCAGGCGGACCAGCACTTCACCGAACCCCCGCCGCGCTACTCCGAGGCCAGCCTGGTGAAGGCCCTGGAAGAGCATGGCATTGGACGCCCCTCCACCTATGCCTCCATCATCAGCACCCTGCTGCAGCGGGAATATGCCGAGCTGGTGAACCGGCGGTTCATACCCTCGGACATCGGCCGCATCGTCAATACCTTCCTGACCCAGCATTTCACGCAGTACGTGGACTACGACTTCACCGCCAGGCTCGAGGATGAGCTGGATGAGATCTCCCGGGGCGAGAAGGAGTGGGTGCCGGTGATGGAACGGTTCTGGGACCAGTTCCACCAACAGGTCAAGGAGAAGGACGCCTCGGTCACCCGGGAAGAGGCCGTGCAGGCGCGGGAGATCGGCACTGATCCCAAGTCGGGCCGACCCGTCTCGGTGCGCATGGGCCGCTACGGGCCCTTCGTGCAGATCGGCACCAAGGACGACGAGGAAAAGCCCCGTTTCGCGGGCCTGCGCCCCGGCCAGAAGATGGACAGCATCACCATGGACGAGGCCATGGCCCTGTTCAAGCTGCCCCGCGAACTGGGCGAGACCCCGGAAGGGGAGCCGGTGCTGGTGAACATTGGCCGTTTTGGCCCCTACGTGAAGTTCGGGGACCGCTATGCCTCCCTGAAGAAGGAAGACGACCCCTATACCATCGAACTGCCCCGGGCCCTGGAACTGGTGGCCGAGAAGAAGGAAATCGACGCCAACCGCTTCATCAAGACCTTCGAGGAAGAAGGCATCCAGGTGCTCAATGGCCGCTATGGCCCCTACATCACCAACGGCGCCAAGAATGCCCGCATCCCCAAGGATCAGGAACCCAAGGACCTGACCCTGGAGCAATGCCAGGAACTGCTCGCCGCGGCGCCTGAGAAGAAGGGTCGCGGTCGCAAGGCCCCCGCCAAGAAGGCGGCGACCAAGAAGGCAGCCACCACCAAGAAAACCGCCACCAAGGCGAGCGCCACGAAAAAGGCCTCCGACGCATCCCCGGACACTGGCAAGACGGCAACCAAGGCCGCCAGCAAGTCCACCACCAAGGCCAAGACCGCCAGCACCAGCAAGAAGTCCACGGGCAGCGGCACCAAGGCCAAGGCATCCACGGGGAAAGGGACCACCCGTCAAAGCAAGAAATCGGCCGAGGACAGCACGGCCGGCGTCTCCAGCGGCACCTGA
- a CDS encoding L-threonylcarbamoyladenylate synthase: MARLTRDVQHAAAMIRGGGLVAYPTEAVFGLGCDPRNELAVHRLLTAKHRLPDKGLILIAADFSQLAPFLRPVEATLQARAMATWPGPVTWLWPCRPDVPRWLTGDRDVLAVRMTDHPLAADLCHQAGRALVSTSANRSGEPPARDAHTVQQTLGKLLDTILEGDTGGRDKPSEIRDLVTGDIVRDG, translated from the coding sequence ATGGCCAGACTGACCCGGGACGTGCAGCACGCCGCCGCCATGATTCGCGGTGGAGGCCTGGTGGCCTACCCCACCGAGGCGGTGTTCGGGCTGGGCTGCGATCCGCGTAACGAGCTGGCGGTGCATCGGCTGTTGACCGCAAAACACCGCCTGCCTGACAAGGGGCTGATCCTCATCGCTGCTGATTTCTCCCAGCTGGCGCCGTTTCTGCGCCCGGTGGAGGCAACGCTCCAGGCACGGGCCATGGCCACCTGGCCGGGCCCGGTCACCTGGCTATGGCCATGCCGCCCCGACGTGCCCCGCTGGCTCACCGGGGATCGGGACGTGCTGGCCGTGCGGATGACCGATCACCCCCTGGCCGCGGATCTCTGCCACCAGGCCGGTCGCGCCCTGGTCTCCACCAGCGCCAATCGCTCCGGAGAACCCCCGGCCCGGGACGCGCACACCGTGCAGCAAACCCTGGGCAAACTACTGGACACCATCCTGGAAGGTGATACCGGAGGCCGTGACAAACCCAGCGAGATCAGGGACCTGGTCACGGGAGACATCGTTCGGGATGGCTGA
- the hemF gene encoding oxygen-dependent coproporphyrinogen oxidase, with product MMSDAPQLTPILDYFRHLQADICRHLAKVDPKAPWVDDRWERAEGGGGRSRVLKGGAVFEQAGVNFSHVRGARLPQTASARRPELAGRSFEATGVSLVIHPLNPHVPSSHANVRFFLAEKPGEVPVWWFGGGFDLTPYYGVEADCVHWHENARRVCEPFGEDVYPQFKAGCDEYFFLKHRNESRGVGGLFFDDLNTWGFERCFEFVRRVGDGYLDGFAPIVERRKDTPYTQPQRDFQLYRRGRYVEFNLLYDRGTLFGLQSGGRTESILMSMPPLVRWEYNHQPQPGSPEAELVERFLQPRDWLSPADGNQG from the coding sequence ATCATGAGCGACGCGCCCCAACTCACGCCCATCCTGGACTACTTCCGTCACCTGCAGGCCGACATCTGCCGGCACCTGGCGAAAGTGGACCCCAAGGCCCCCTGGGTGGACGACCGCTGGGAGCGCGCCGAGGGTGGCGGTGGCCGCAGCCGGGTGCTCAAGGGTGGTGCGGTCTTCGAACAGGCAGGGGTCAACTTCTCCCACGTGCGCGGCGCCCGCCTGCCGCAGACCGCCAGCGCGCGACGACCGGAACTGGCCGGACGCAGCTTCGAGGCCACCGGCGTCTCGCTGGTGATCCACCCCCTTAACCCCCATGTGCCCAGTTCCCACGCCAACGTGCGTTTCTTCCTGGCCGAGAAACCCGGCGAGGTGCCGGTGTGGTGGTTCGGCGGTGGCTTCGATCTCACGCCCTATTACGGCGTGGAGGCCGACTGCGTGCACTGGCACGAGAACGCCCGGCGGGTGTGTGAGCCCTTCGGGGAGGATGTCTACCCGCAGTTCAAGGCAGGCTGCGATGAGTACTTCTTCCTGAAACACCGCAACGAGTCACGCGGTGTGGGCGGGCTGTTCTTCGATGACCTGAACACCTGGGGTTTCGAGCGCTGCTTCGAGTTTGTGCGGCGGGTGGGGGATGGCTATCTGGATGGCTTTGCACCCATTGTGGAGCGCCGCAAGGACACGCCCTACACGCAGCCGCAGCGGGATTTCCAGTTGTACCGGCGGGGGCGGTACGTGGAGTTCAACCTGCTTTACGACCGGGGGACGCTGTTCGGTCTGCAGTCGGGGGGGCGTACCGAGTCCATCCTCATGTCCATGCCACCGCTGGTGCGTTGGGAATACAACCATCAGCCGCAGCCGGGCAGTCCCGAGGCGGAACTGGTGGAGCGGTTTCTCCAGCCCAGGGACTGGCTGAGTCCCGCGGACGGCAATCAGGGCTGA
- a CDS encoding SpoVR family protein, producing MNTTTDDTRLLYTGADWDYALIKRAHDAIERIAIDEMGLDPYPSQVEVISSEQMLDAYSSMGMPLFYRHWSFGKHFARDEMYYRKGMTGLAYEIVINSNPCLCYIMEENTMTMQTLVMAHAAFGHSHFFKNNHLFKSWTDAEGILDYLDFAKSYVAQCEERYGRWEVERVLDAAHALMSHGVHRYPRRQPLNLVQEMQRKRDRARYEEQTFNDLWRTLPRRGDEDEDSGAQDVSARRQALGLPEENLLYFLEKRAPRLEHWQREILRIVRMVSQYFYPQKQTKVMNEGCATSVHYHIMNRLHETGQVTEGSFMEFLHQHTNVVFQPEFDDPRFSGINPYALGFNILQDLKRVCLAPTAEDRRWFPDIAGNGDFLGTWKHAWAEYRDESFILQFLGPKVMRDMRLFAVHDDADEPHLKVEAIHDDTGYREVRRALSAQYDLARHEPDIQVVDVDLAGDRKLILEHRAQDGRLLEEKDARRVLQHLANLWGYAVRLYEVDARTDTVINEFVDVEPTQP from the coding sequence ATGAACACCACCACTGATGATACCCGCCTGCTCTACACCGGCGCCGACTGGGACTACGCCCTGATCAAACGGGCCCACGATGCCATTGAGCGCATCGCCATCGACGAGATGGGCCTGGATCCCTACCCCAGTCAGGTGGAGGTGATCAGCTCCGAGCAGATGCTGGATGCCTATTCCTCCATGGGCATGCCCCTGTTCTACCGTCACTGGTCCTTCGGCAAGCACTTTGCCCGCGACGAAATGTACTACCGCAAGGGCATGACCGGTCTGGCCTACGAGATCGTCATCAACTCCAACCCCTGCCTGTGCTACATCATGGAAGAGAACACCATGACCATGCAGACCCTGGTCATGGCCCATGCCGCATTCGGGCACAGCCATTTCTTCAAGAACAATCACCTGTTCAAGTCCTGGACCGATGCCGAGGGCATTCTGGACTACCTGGATTTTGCCAAGTCCTATGTGGCCCAGTGCGAGGAGCGCTACGGACGCTGGGAGGTGGAGCGAGTACTGGATGCCGCCCACGCCCTGATGTCCCACGGGGTACACCGCTACCCACGTCGGCAGCCACTGAATCTGGTGCAGGAAATGCAGCGCAAGCGGGATCGGGCCCGCTACGAGGAGCAGACCTTCAACGACCTGTGGCGCACCCTGCCGCGTCGCGGTGATGAAGATGAGGATTCCGGCGCCCAGGATGTGAGCGCACGCCGTCAGGCCCTGGGTCTGCCCGAGGAAAACCTGTTGTATTTCCTGGAGAAACGGGCCCCCAGGCTGGAGCACTGGCAACGTGAGATCCTGCGCATCGTGCGCATGGTGTCGCAGTATTTCTACCCGCAGAAGCAGACCAAGGTGATGAACGAAGGCTGCGCCACCTCGGTGCACTATCACATCATGAACCGGCTCCATGAGACGGGCCAGGTGACCGAAGGGTCCTTCATGGAATTCCTGCACCAGCACACCAACGTGGTGTTCCAGCCGGAATTCGATGACCCGCGCTTCTCGGGCATCAACCCCTATGCCCTGGGCTTCAACATCCTGCAGGACCTCAAGCGGGTGTGCCTTGCGCCCACGGCAGAGGATCGGCGCTGGTTCCCGGATATCGCCGGCAACGGGGATTTCCTGGGCACCTGGAAGCACGCCTGGGCGGAATACCGGGACGAGAGCTTCATCCTCCAGTTTCTGGGGCCGAAGGTGATGCGGGACATGCGCCTGTTCGCCGTGCATGACGACGCGGACGAGCCTCACCTGAAGGTGGAGGCCATCCATGACGATACGGGCTACCGGGAGGTGCGCCGGGCCCTGTCGGCCCAGTACGACCTGGCCCGGCACGAGCCGGACATCCAGGTGGTGGACGTGGACCTGGCGGGGGATCGCAAGCTGATCCTGGAGCATCGTGCCCAGGATGGCCGTCTGCTGGAGGAAAAGGACGCCCGGCGCGTGCTACAGCATCTGGCCAACCTGTGGGGTTATGCCGTGCGTCTGTACGAGGTGGATGCCCGCACGGATACGGTGATCAATGAGTTTGTGGACGTGGAGCCCACTCAGCCCTGA
- a CDS encoding YeaH/YhbH family protein: MVNIVDRRLNPKDKSLANRQRFIGRAKRQILDAVRDVSSRRKVADIGQGGEEISIPADGLQEPSFRKGTGRGVRDHVVPGNKEFVAGDTIARPEGGQGGGGRGGSPQGEGEDPFQFTVSQDEFLDLFFENLELPDLAHTQVTKVERHGIQRAGYSVSGSPSNLNLARTMRNSLSRRLALRRPKREETRALDEEIDRLERTGKEPERLRDLIQMREEVTRRTRSIPYIDPIDLRYNRFTPVPRPISQAVMFCLMDVSGSMTEDMKDLAKRFFMLLYLFLQRRYRHVDIVFIRHTHIAQEVDEDTFFYSRETGGTLVSPALDEMRKVVADRYDPADWNIYAAQASDGDNTPADNPAVLEMMESVILPVCRYFAYIEVAEDRGWEMTTDLWQVYERLATSGRPLAMRKVRNRGDIFPVFRDLFTPVELRR; the protein is encoded by the coding sequence GTGGTGAATATCGTCGACCGCCGTCTGAACCCCAAGGACAAGAGCCTGGCCAACCGCCAGCGCTTCATCGGCCGTGCCAAGCGTCAGATCCTGGACGCGGTGCGGGACGTGTCGTCACGTCGCAAGGTGGCGGACATCGGCCAGGGTGGGGAGGAGATCAGCATCCCCGCCGACGGCCTGCAGGAGCCCAGCTTCCGCAAGGGCACCGGCCGTGGTGTGCGTGACCATGTGGTCCCGGGCAACAAGGAGTTCGTGGCCGGCGACACCATCGCTCGACCCGAAGGCGGGCAGGGGGGCGGCGGCCGTGGCGGCAGCCCCCAGGGCGAGGGGGAAGATCCCTTCCAGTTCACCGTGAGTCAGGACGAGTTTCTGGATCTTTTCTTCGAAAACCTGGAGCTGCCCGACCTGGCGCACACCCAGGTGACGAAGGTGGAGCGTCATGGCATTCAGCGGGCCGGTTATTCCGTATCCGGCTCGCCCTCCAATCTCAATCTGGCGCGGACCATGCGCAACTCCCTGTCCCGCCGCCTGGCCCTGCGTCGTCCCAAGCGGGAGGAGACCCGTGCCCTGGACGAGGAGATCGACCGCCTGGAGCGCACCGGGAAGGAGCCGGAGCGGTTGCGGGATCTGATCCAGATGCGGGAGGAGGTCACCCGGCGGACCCGATCCATCCCGTATATCGACCCCATCGACCTGCGCTACAACCGTTTCACCCCGGTGCCCCGGCCCATTTCCCAGGCGGTGATGTTCTGTTTGATGGATGTCTCCGGTTCCATGACCGAGGACATGAAGGATCTGGCCAAGCGGTTCTTCATGCTGCTGTATCTCTTTTTGCAGCGGCGTTACCGGCATGTGGACATCGTCTTCATTCGTCACACCCACATTGCCCAGGAGGTGGATGAGGACACCTTTTTCTACTCCCGGGAGACGGGTGGCACCCTGGTGTCGCCGGCCCTGGACGAGATGCGCAAGGTGGTGGCGGATCGTTACGATCCGGCGGACTGGAACATCTATGCTGCCCAGGCCTCCGATGGCGACAACACCCCCGCTGACAACCCGGCGGTGCTGGAGATGATGGAGTCGGTGATCCTGCCGGTGTGCCGGTATTTTGCCTACATCGAGGTGGCCGAGGACCGGGGCTGGGAGATGACCACGGACCTGTGGCAGGTGTACGAGCGCCTGGCAACTTCCGGCCGCCCCCTGGCCATGCGCAAGGTGCGCAACCGGGGGGACATCTTCCCGGTGTTTCGGGATCTGTTCACACCGGTGGAGTTACGCCGCTGA
- a CDS encoding PrkA family serine protein kinase: protein MDSAEALIAQYARSYQKRQEADMSLSEYLEGCRDDPMRYATAAERLVQAIGEPKVVDTAKDERLGRIFMNRTIKVYPAFEDFYGMEETIERIVGFFRYAAQGLEERKQILYLLGPVGGGKSSLAERLKALMEKFPIYVLKAGDEVSPVFESPLGLFDPAMGQDLEERFGIPRRRLSGLMSPWAVKRLDEFGGDISRFSVGRMYPSRLRQIGVSKTEPGDENNQDISSLVGKVDIRKLELYSQNDTDAYSYSGGLNRANQGVLEFVEMFKAPIKMLHPLLTATQEGNYVGSENIGAIPYQGIIMAHSNESEWQAFKNNKNNEAFIDRISVVKVPYCLRMNEETRIYEKLIQSSELADASCAPATLDMLAKFSVLTRLRQHENSNLFSKMRVYNGESLKDTDPKAKSMQEYRDMAGVDEGMDGVSTRFAFKVLSETFNYDTREVAADPVHLLYMLEQSIRRQQFPEETERRYLEFIKAELAPRYADFIGNEIQKAYLESYSDFGQNLFERYVAYADAWIEDHDFKDPDTGQLLDRQSLNQELTKIEKAAGIANPKDFRNEVVKFALRSQAAQGGKMPSWTSYEKIREVIEKRMFSQVEDLLPVISFGAKTDSEMERKHNDFVQRMVERGYTERQVRRLVEWYMRVKQAG, encoded by the coding sequence ATGGATTCGGCCGAAGCCTTGATTGCGCAGTATGCACGTTCCTATCAGAAGCGGCAGGAGGCCGACATGTCATTGAGTGAGTACCTGGAAGGATGCCGGGACGACCCCATGCGGTACGCCACCGCGGCCGAGCGCCTGGTGCAGGCCATCGGTGAACCGAAGGTGGTGGACACCGCCAAGGACGAGCGTCTGGGTCGTATCTTCATGAACCGCACCATCAAGGTGTATCCCGCCTTCGAGGACTTTTACGGGATGGAAGAGACCATCGAGCGCATCGTGGGTTTCTTCCGCTATGCGGCGCAGGGCCTGGAGGAGCGCAAGCAGATCCTCTACCTGCTGGGTCCGGTGGGGGGCGGCAAGTCGTCCCTGGCGGAGCGGCTCAAGGCGCTCATGGAGAAATTCCCCATTTACGTGCTCAAGGCCGGTGATGAGGTCTCGCCGGTGTTCGAGAGCCCCCTGGGGCTGTTCGATCCCGCCATGGGGCAGGATCTGGAAGAGCGTTTCGGGATTCCCCGCCGGCGCCTGAGCGGACTGATGTCCCCCTGGGCGGTGAAGCGACTGGACGAGTTTGGCGGCGATATCTCCCGTTTCTCCGTGGGGCGCATGTATCCCTCCCGGCTGCGGCAGATCGGCGTGTCCAAGACGGAACCCGGCGACGAAAACAACCAGGACATCTCCTCCCTGGTGGGCAAGGTGGATATCCGCAAGCTGGAGCTCTACAGCCAGAACGACACCGATGCCTACAGCTACTCCGGTGGCCTGAACCGGGCCAATCAGGGCGTCCTCGAATTCGTGGAGATGTTCAAGGCCCCCATCAAGATGCTGCACCCCCTGCTCACCGCCACTCAGGAAGGTAATTACGTGGGCTCGGAGAACATCGGGGCCATCCCCTATCAGGGGATCATCATGGCCCACTCCAATGAATCGGAATGGCAGGCCTTCAAGAACAACAAGAACAACGAGGCCTTCATCGACCGGATCTCCGTGGTCAAGGTGCCTTACTGCCTGCGCATGAACGAGGAGACGCGGATCTACGAGAAGCTCATCCAGAGCAGTGAACTGGCCGATGCCTCCTGCGCCCCGGCCACCCTGGACATGCTGGCCAAGTTCTCGGTGCTCACCCGCCTGCGTCAGCACGAGAACTCCAACCTGTTCTCCAAGATGCGGGTCTACAACGGCGAGAGCCTCAAGGATACCGACCCCAAGGCCAAGTCCATGCAGGAGTACCGGGATATGGCCGGCGTGGACGAGGGCATGGATGGTGTGTCCACCCGCTTCGCCTTCAAGGTGCTCTCCGAGACCTTCAACTATGACACCCGCGAGGTGGCGGCCGACCCGGTGCACCTGCTTTACATGCTGGAGCAGTCCATTCGTCGCCAGCAGTTCCCCGAGGAAACCGAGCGGCGTTATCTGGAGTTCATCAAGGCCGAGTTGGCGCCGCGTTATGCGGACTTCATCGGCAATGAGATCCAGAAGGCCTATCTGGAGTCCTACAGCGACTTCGGGCAGAACCTGTTCGAGCGTTACGTGGCCTACGCCGATGCCTGGATCGAGGATCACGACTTCAAGGACCCGGACACCGGCCAGTTGCTGGATCGTCAGTCACTGAATCAGGAACTGACCAAGATCGAGAAGGCCGCCGGCATCGCCAACCCCAAGGATTTTCGTAACGAAGTGGTCAAGTTCGCCCTGCGTTCGCAGGCGGCTCAGGGTGGCAAGATGCCCTCATGGACCTCCTACGAGAAGATCCGCGAGGTGATCGAGAAGCGCATGTTCAGCCAGGTGGAGGACCTGCTGCCGGTGATCAGCTTCGGGGCCAAGACCGACTCGGAGATGGAGCGCAAGCACAACGATTTTGTGCAGCGTATGGTGGAACGCGGCTATACCGAACGCCAGGTCCGCCGGTTGGTGGAATGGTACATGCGAGTCAAGCAGGCAGGCTGA
- a CDS encoding cysteine-rich small domain-containing protein, with product MEPKDSTRNEAFKGFTNDACPFMPCHQGVKREFNCLFCYCPLIAYECPGPYRVITDRHGMRRKDCSPCNLPHNGYLQSWSFIQKWLERPVLWDGHEQTRYQVDLPEDAEPRRGGPQGD from the coding sequence ATGGAACCCAAAGACAGCACCCGAAACGAGGCCTTCAAGGGTTTCACCAACGACGCCTGCCCGTTCATGCCTTGCCACCAGGGGGTGAAACGCGAATTCAATTGCCTGTTCTGCTACTGCCCCCTGATTGCCTACGAATGCCCCGGCCCCTACCGCGTGATCACCGATCGCCACGGCATGCGGCGCAAGGATTGCAGCCCCTGCAACCTGCCCCATAACGGCTATCTGCAATCGTGGAGCTTCATCCAGAAATGGCTGGAGCGACCCGTGCTGTGGGACGGTCACGAGCAGACCCGTTATCAGGTGGACCTGCCCGAGGATGCCGAGCCCCGACGTGGTGGGCCGCAAGGGGACTGA